A single region of the Halorubrum depositum genome encodes:
- a CDS encoding GNAT family N-acetyltransferase, which produces MSFSLRPYDPATDADGLYDCKLAFERGLGENTGGEEKAAAYEGKLTDEYRDRWLVWVDRCVADDERCVTVAVAESGEGEEAGGETAGDDEVVGYVFVLPARLAMVWDAAVVNELYVAPDHRGTGVADDLMAAAVDLAGDQDLPLDRVVLDVDPANERARAFYDRHGFEPWGEMVARPVDRD; this is translated from the coding sequence GTGAGCTTCTCGCTCCGTCCGTACGATCCCGCGACCGACGCCGACGGCCTGTACGACTGCAAGCTCGCCTTCGAGCGCGGCCTCGGAGAGAACACCGGCGGCGAGGAGAAGGCGGCCGCCTACGAAGGGAAACTCACCGACGAGTACCGCGATCGGTGGCTCGTGTGGGTCGATCGGTGCGTCGCGGACGACGAGCGCTGCGTGACGGTCGCCGTCGCAGAGAGCGGCGAGGGGGAGGAGGCCGGCGGCGAGACCGCCGGAGACGACGAGGTCGTCGGCTACGTCTTCGTGCTTCCCGCGCGGCTGGCGATGGTCTGGGACGCGGCGGTGGTAAACGAGCTGTACGTCGCGCCCGACCACCGCGGCACGGGCGTCGCCGACGACCTGATGGCCGCCGCCGTCGACCTCGCGGGCGACCAAGACCTCCCGTTGGACCGGGTCGTGCTCGACGTCGACCCCGCGAACGAGCGCGCTCGGGCCTTCTACGATCGGCACGGATTCGAGCCGTGGGGCGAGATGGTCGCGCGACCGGTCGACCGCGACTGA
- a CDS encoding ornithine cyclodeaminase, whose product MSHERTVELEGHIIDSGTMQRCFGAVMDLGGSFDVERFDVGKHEDEESYCRMTVSADDEGSLRAILHELHQNGAVLEDPTDVDLVAAPADRVVPPDFYSTTNHPTEVLYDGEWIEVERIEMDCALVVEPEPDADGDEGSTGSDSDRGPRAYTKVLNAVEEGDLIATDRSGIRVHPPERPRSGGGAFGFMQGGVSAERPSESTIREVAAELREVKRSGGNVMVVAGPAVIHSGAGDALADLVAAGYVDALSAGNGFATHDLERSLYGTSLGMNVETLEHPRKGHKHHIWTISEIIRAGGIEAAVEEGIVTEGVMYQCVERDVDVVLAGSIRDDGPLPDTITDAVEAQDAIREQAHEADIVIMLATLLHSVAVGNCLPSTTKTVCVDINPATVTQLLDRGSAQAVGMVTDIGTFVPKLAEFVLEDGDVEGGDDIETGNGGEEA is encoded by the coding sequence ATGAGCCACGAACGCACCGTCGAGCTCGAGGGCCACATCATCGACAGCGGGACGATGCAGCGCTGTTTCGGCGCGGTGATGGACCTGGGCGGCTCCTTCGACGTGGAGCGGTTCGACGTGGGGAAACACGAGGACGAGGAGTCGTACTGCCGGATGACGGTCTCGGCCGACGACGAGGGGTCGCTGCGGGCGATCCTCCACGAGCTCCACCAGAACGGCGCGGTGCTGGAGGACCCGACCGACGTGGACCTCGTCGCCGCGCCCGCGGACAGGGTCGTGCCGCCCGACTTCTACTCCACCACGAACCACCCGACAGAGGTGTTGTACGACGGGGAGTGGATCGAGGTCGAGCGGATCGAGATGGACTGCGCGCTGGTCGTGGAACCAGAGCCGGACGCCGACGGCGACGAGGGGAGCACGGGAAGCGATTCGGACCGCGGACCGCGCGCGTACACGAAGGTGCTCAACGCGGTCGAGGAGGGCGACCTGATCGCGACCGACCGGTCGGGGATCCGGGTGCACCCGCCGGAGCGTCCGCGAAGCGGAGGCGGCGCGTTCGGCTTCATGCAGGGGGGCGTCTCCGCCGAGCGCCCCTCGGAGTCCACCATCCGAGAGGTCGCCGCGGAGCTCCGGGAGGTGAAGCGCTCGGGCGGGAACGTGATGGTCGTCGCCGGCCCGGCCGTGATCCACTCGGGCGCCGGCGACGCGCTCGCGGACCTCGTCGCGGCGGGCTACGTCGACGCGCTCTCGGCCGGGAACGGCTTCGCGACGCACGACCTGGAGCGCTCGCTGTACGGCACGTCGCTCGGGATGAACGTCGAGACGCTCGAACACCCGCGGAAGGGGCACAAACACCACATCTGGACCATCTCGGAGATCATCCGCGCGGGCGGGATCGAGGCCGCCGTGGAGGAGGGTATCGTGACCGAGGGCGTGATGTACCAGTGCGTCGAGCGCGACGTCGACGTCGTGCTCGCGGGCTCGATCCGCGACGACGGCCCGCTCCCGGACACGATCACGGACGCCGTCGAGGCGCAGGACGCGATCCGCGAGCAGGCGCACGAGGCCGACATCGTGATCATGCTCGCGACGCTGCTCCACTCGGTCGCCGTCGGGAACTGCCTCCCGTCGACGACGAAGACCGTCTGCGTCGACATCAACCCCGCGACAGTCACCCAGCTGCTCGACCGCGGCTCGGCGCAGGCCGTCGGGATGGTCACCGACATCGGGACGTTCGTCCCGAAGCTCGCGGAGTTCGTGCTGGAGGACGGGGACGTCGAGGGAGGAGATGACATCGAGACCGGGAACGGGGGCGAGGAGGCGTGA
- a CDS encoding site-2 protease family protein, with protein sequence MNALTDLFAENTLLWVLTGVLAYSAAALWLRDRGILPESVGVSGPILTLRTLRGREFLNRLAAPRRFWRGLANLGLGGALVAMVGSFFLILSSAASALNTAQPSAIQQPQNFLIIPGVNDFLPLSVAPEIIAGLAIAMVVHEGAHGLLCRVEDIDIESMGLVFFTILPVGAFVEPDEEATQAASRGARARMFAAGVTANTLLTVLVFALLFGPVVGAISPAPGYAVGEVNPDSPAEAAGLSAGDRIVEVGGTPVDTAAEFEDAIGDAGDTVTVTADDGDGERTVEVDRQLQAVGSAGGNPLGVTVAEAPLTIESVNGEPVATERGFYDAVGDAERATVSVRPTGNAGDGGANATTAEIPIGAYALGVQADGPLDDAGATPGEPLTIVSIDGERIHDAEDLSAVLGERDPGATVEVIAYDGGDERRAYDVELAPHPNRDGGFVGVTVFPGSSGLALDDFGVSEYPAGAYLELLGGDGGETAGDGVAIGGLTDSPLGLVFVSLILPLGSLFGLPFNFAGFTGDVTNFFVVDGASGALAGAVFLLANLLFWTGWINIQLALFNCLPAFPLDGGRILRMVAEAVISRIPLSDRHAAVRTITVSSGLVMLAGLIAMVFGNQILAALGLI encoded by the coding sequence ATGAACGCGCTGACGGACCTGTTCGCCGAGAACACGCTCCTGTGGGTCCTCACCGGTGTCCTCGCGTACTCCGCGGCCGCGCTGTGGCTCCGGGACCGCGGGATCCTCCCGGAGTCGGTCGGCGTCTCCGGCCCGATACTGACGCTCCGCACGCTCCGCGGCCGGGAGTTCCTCAACCGGCTCGCGGCGCCGCGACGCTTCTGGCGCGGGCTCGCGAACCTCGGCCTCGGCGGGGCGCTGGTCGCGATGGTCGGGTCCTTCTTCCTGATCCTCTCGTCGGCGGCCTCGGCGCTGAACACCGCCCAGCCCTCCGCGATCCAGCAGCCGCAGAACTTCCTCATCATTCCCGGCGTCAACGACTTCCTCCCCCTGTCGGTCGCGCCGGAGATCATCGCCGGGCTCGCGATCGCGATGGTCGTCCACGAGGGCGCGCACGGCCTGCTGTGCCGCGTCGAGGACATCGACATCGAGTCGATGGGGCTCGTCTTCTTTACGATTCTGCCAGTCGGCGCCTTCGTCGAGCCGGACGAGGAGGCGACGCAGGCGGCCTCCCGCGGCGCCCGCGCCCGGATGTTCGCGGCCGGCGTCACCGCCAACACGCTGCTCACAGTGCTCGTGTTCGCGCTGCTGTTCGGCCCCGTCGTCGGCGCCATCTCGCCGGCGCCCGGCTACGCCGTCGGCGAGGTGAACCCCGACTCGCCGGCCGAGGCCGCCGGGCTCTCGGCGGGCGACCGGATCGTCGAGGTCGGCGGGACGCCCGTCGACACCGCCGCCGAGTTCGAGGACGCGATCGGTGACGCGGGCGACACGGTGACGGTCACGGCCGACGACGGCGACGGGGAGCGCACGGTCGAGGTGGACCGGCAGTTACAGGCGGTCGGCTCAGCCGGCGGCAACCCGCTCGGCGTGACGGTCGCGGAGGCGCCGCTGACGATCGAGTCGGTGAACGGCGAGCCGGTGGCGACCGAGCGCGGCTTCTACGACGCCGTCGGCGACGCCGAGCGCGCCACGGTGTCGGTGCGGCCCACCGGGAACGCCGGCGACGGGGGAGCGAACGCCACGACCGCGGAGATCCCGATCGGCGCCTACGCCCTCGGCGTGCAGGCGGACGGGCCGCTCGACGACGCCGGGGCGACACCGGGCGAACCGCTGACGATCGTCTCGATCGACGGGGAGCGGATTCACGACGCGGAGGACCTCTCGGCGGTGCTCGGCGAGCGCGATCCCGGCGCGACGGTCGAGGTGATCGCGTACGACGGCGGCGACGAGCGGCGGGCGTACGACGTCGAGCTGGCTCCGCACCCGAACCGCGACGGAGGGTTCGTGGGCGTCACGGTGTTCCCCGGCTCCAGCGGGCTCGCGCTCGACGACTTCGGCGTCTCCGAGTACCCCGCCGGTGCCTACCTCGAACTGCTCGGCGGCGACGGCGGCGAGACCGCGGGCGACGGGGTCGCGATCGGCGGGCTGACCGACTCGCCGCTGGGGCTCGTGTTCGTCTCGCTGATCCTCCCGCTCGGCAGCCTGTTCGGGCTCCCGTTCAACTTCGCGGGGTTCACCGGCGACGTGACCAACTTCTTCGTCGTCGACGGGGCGTCCGGCGCGCTCGCCGGCGCGGTCTTCCTGCTCGCGAACCTCCTCTTCTGGACCGGCTGGATCAACATCCAGCTCGCGCTGTTCAACTGCCTGCCGGCGTTCCCGCTCGACGGCGGCCGGATCCTCCGGATGGTCGCCGAGGCGGTGATCAGCCGGATCCCGCTCTCCGACCGCCACGCCGCGGTCCGGACGATCACCGTCTCGTCCGGGCTCGTCATGCTCGCCGGGCTGATCGCGATGGTGTTCGGGAACCAGATCCTCGCGGCGCTCGGGCTGATCTGA
- a CDS encoding 5,10-methylenetetrahydromethanopterin reductase, whose translation MLGIELTPEHDLHRLVDLGVRAEAAGYDAVYSTCHYNNRDPWAFLSQLATATDTVRLGPGVANPYETHPVTLASRVATLDELSEGRAVFGIGPGDPSTLANLGLADERGLRSVLEAFKTAQKLWAGERVDHDGTFDASEAGLNYEPPQGASIPVHVGGEGPHMCRMAAKHADGLLYNGSHPKDLAWAREQVEDGLADRPEHRGEFDLVAYAAVSIDEDEDAAREAARPPVAFITAGAAPPVLKRHGIDPDAAAAIGERVSAGEFSAAFDLVTPGMIDAFCMAGSPETVRERAAAVSEHADGLVVGSPLGPDLEAAVDLAAEALDGLF comes from the coding sequence ATGCTCGGTATCGAACTCACCCCCGAACACGACCTGCATCGCCTCGTCGACCTCGGCGTCCGCGCCGAGGCAGCCGGCTACGACGCCGTCTACTCGACGTGTCACTACAACAACCGCGACCCGTGGGCGTTCCTCTCGCAGCTCGCGACCGCCACGGACACCGTCCGGCTCGGCCCGGGCGTCGCCAACCCTTACGAGACGCATCCGGTGACGCTCGCCTCGCGGGTCGCCACCCTCGACGAGCTCTCCGAGGGGCGCGCCGTCTTCGGGATCGGCCCCGGCGACCCCTCCACGCTCGCGAACCTCGGACTCGCCGACGAGCGCGGGCTCCGGTCCGTCCTGGAGGCGTTCAAGACGGCCCAGAAGCTGTGGGCCGGCGAGCGCGTCGACCACGACGGCACCTTCGACGCCAGCGAGGCGGGACTCAACTACGAGCCCCCGCAGGGCGCGTCGATTCCGGTCCACGTCGGCGGCGAGGGGCCGCACATGTGCCGGATGGCGGCGAAACACGCCGACGGCCTGCTGTACAACGGCTCGCATCCGAAGGACCTCGCGTGGGCCCGCGAGCAGGTCGAGGACGGGCTCGCCGACCGCCCCGAGCACCGCGGCGAGTTCGACCTCGTCGCGTACGCCGCCGTCTCGATCGACGAAGACGAGGACGCGGCCCGCGAGGCCGCCCGGCCGCCGGTGGCGTTTATCACCGCGGGCGCGGCGCCGCCCGTCCTGAAGCGTCACGGGATCGACCCCGACGCGGCCGCCGCGATCGGCGAGCGCGTTTCGGCGGGCGAGTTCTCGGCGGCGTTCGATCTCGTGACGCCGGGGATGATCGACGCCTTCTGCATGGCCGGCTCGCCGGAGACCGTCCGCGAGCGCGCCGCCGCCGTGTCGGAGCACGCCGACGGGCTGGTCGTCGGCTCGCCGCTCGGCCCCGACCTGGAGGCGGCGGTCGACCTCGCGGCCGAGGCGCTTGACGGATTATTTTAA
- a CDS encoding coenzyme F420-0:L-glutamate ligase produces MELFAVPDLPEIREGDDLAAMIDERVDLREDDVVVVASTVVSKAEGRTFDLSDFPAGPRANEVADRLAAISGEEKDPRFAQAVIEESTELIMEAPFLLTATRFGHIGVNAGIDRSNVPDGDLLLLPERPSESADRIREGLAADRVVVSDTCGRPFRHGQRGVAIGWAGLPASRDWRGERDRDGREMGVTVQNVIDELASAANLVAGEGAGGTPVVVVRDWAFGDHDGSDNHFREVEGDFVRQALRNWRYEGDGRNENH; encoded by the coding sequence ATGGAGCTGTTCGCCGTCCCGGACCTCCCGGAGATCCGGGAGGGAGACGATCTGGCGGCCATGATCGACGAGCGCGTCGACCTCCGCGAGGACGACGTCGTCGTCGTCGCCAGCACGGTCGTCTCCAAGGCCGAGGGGCGGACGTTCGACCTCTCCGACTTCCCGGCCGGCCCGCGCGCGAACGAGGTCGCCGACCGGCTCGCGGCAATTTCGGGCGAGGAGAAGGACCCGCGCTTCGCGCAGGCCGTCATCGAGGAGTCGACGGAGCTGATCATGGAGGCCCCGTTCCTCCTGACTGCGACGCGGTTCGGCCACATCGGCGTCAACGCCGGGATCGACCGGTCGAACGTCCCCGACGGCGACCTGCTGCTGCTCCCGGAGCGCCCCTCGGAGAGCGCGGACCGGATCCGCGAGGGGCTCGCGGCCGACCGCGTGGTCGTCAGCGACACCTGCGGGCGCCCGTTCCGACACGGCCAGCGCGGGGTCGCGATCGGCTGGGCCGGCCTGCCGGCGAGCCGGGACTGGCGCGGCGAGCGCGACCGCGACGGCCGCGAGATGGGCGTCACCGTCCAGAACGTGATCGACGAGCTCGCGTCGGCCGCGAACCTCGTCGCCGGCGAGGGCGCCGGCGGCACCCCCGTCGTCGTCGTCCGCGACTGGGCGTTCGGCGACCACGACGGGTCTGACAACCACTTCCGCGAGGTCGAGGGCGACTTCGTCCGGCAGGCGTTACGCAACTGGCGCTACGAGGGCGACGGACGGAATGAGAACCACTGA
- a CDS encoding DUF367 family protein: MDLHVRYEGDDDPDKCTARKLARFDLAELHRSDRATPYGVVLNPHAERALSPADADLARENALVALDCSWESAGEKMFSLPGEHRALPYLVAGNSVNFGRPMRLTTVEAFAAALAILGEPDHAERIMAKFTWGETFLDLNEEPLRRYADCEDSAEIVAIQQEYLDRE; this comes from the coding sequence GTGGACCTGCACGTCCGGTATGAGGGCGACGACGATCCCGACAAGTGCACTGCCCGGAAGCTCGCGCGGTTCGACCTCGCCGAGCTGCACCGCTCGGACCGCGCGACGCCCTACGGCGTCGTGCTCAACCCGCACGCCGAGCGCGCGCTCTCGCCCGCCGACGCCGACCTCGCCCGCGAGAACGCGCTCGTCGCGCTGGACTGCTCGTGGGAGTCCGCGGGCGAGAAGATGTTCAGCCTCCCAGGTGAACACCGCGCGCTCCCGTACCTCGTCGCCGGCAACTCCGTGAACTTCGGCCGACCGATGCGGCTCACGACGGTGGAGGCGTTCGCGGCCGCGCTCGCGATCCTCGGCGAGCCCGACCACGCGGAGCGGATCATGGCGAAGTTCACGTGGGGCGAGACGTTCCTCGACCTCAACGAGGAGCCGCTCCGGCGGTACGCGGACTGCGAGGACTCCGCCGAGATCGTCGCGATTCAACAGGAGTACCTCGACCGGGAGTAG
- a CDS encoding redoxin domain-containing protein: MVSTGDTAPGISATVGTSDHEPFDLDDHLGDGPVVLAFFPGAFTPPCTNEMVALQEHADEFEAAGATLFGVSADSPFSQGAFREEHGLEFDLVSDTAGDAIRAYGLEMDIAALGLYGIANRAVFVLDESGEVVYDWVADDPTNEPDYEAVLDAARSV, encoded by the coding sequence ATGGTATCCACTGGTGACACCGCACCCGGAATCTCCGCGACGGTCGGCACGAGCGACCACGAACCGTTCGATCTCGACGATCACCTCGGCGACGGCCCGGTGGTCCTCGCCTTCTTCCCCGGGGCGTTCACGCCGCCGTGCACGAACGAGATGGTGGCGCTCCAGGAGCACGCCGACGAGTTCGAGGCGGCCGGCGCGACCCTCTTCGGAGTCAGCGCCGACTCCCCGTTCTCGCAGGGCGCGTTCCGCGAGGAGCACGGCCTCGAGTTCGACCTCGTGAGCGACACGGCCGGCGACGCGATCCGGGCGTACGGCCTCGAGATGGACATCGCCGCCCTCGGGCTCTACGGCATCGCCAACCGCGCCGTCTTCGTGCTCGACGAGTCTGGCGAGGTCGTCTACGACTGGGTCGCCGACGATCCGACGAACGAGCCCGACTACGAGGCGGTCCTCGACGCGGCGCGGTCCGTCTGA
- a CDS encoding DUF5518 domain-containing protein gives MTDWRAVGYGFVVMLIAGLLATFAPVVGHVGAGLIGGFVAGYVAGGGLLSGTWHGLLAGSVSGVAVTLLLAAFGGLVGLAGGPIGSLLGGAGVLVVGLFLTFLFAIDSALAGAIGGVLGD, from the coding sequence ATGACAGACTGGCGCGCCGTCGGCTACGGGTTCGTCGTGATGCTTATCGCCGGACTGCTCGCGACGTTCGCGCCGGTGGTCGGGCACGTCGGTGCGGGACTGATCGGCGGGTTCGTCGCCGGCTACGTCGCCGGCGGGGGACTCCTCTCCGGGACGTGGCACGGCCTGCTGGCCGGCTCCGTGAGCGGCGTCGCCGTCACCCTGCTTCTGGCCGCGTTCGGCGGGCTCGTGGGGCTCGCCGGCGGACCGATCGGAAGCCTTCTGGGAGGCGCCGGGGTCCTCGTCGTCGGCCTGTTCCTGACCTTCCTGTTCGCGATCGACTCGGCGCTGGCGGGGGCCATCGGCGGCGTGCTCGGCGACTGA
- a CDS encoding type II glyceraldehyde-3-phosphate dehydrogenase, which produces MIRVGVNGYGTIGKRVADAVAAQPDMELVGVTKTSPNYGAEAAVRHGYDLYAAIDDRVDEFEAAGLGVSGTLADLLDEIDVVVDCCPSGIGERNGPTYEAHDVSAIYQGGEDAGVADASFNARGSYDAARGADSLRVVSCNTTGLSRLLAPLDETYGVEKARVTLVRRGGDPSETDRGPINDVVPDPRTVPSHHGPDVNTILPDVDVDTAALKAPVTAMHTHSVNVTLEEEPSAAAVRDLLAGEGRVFLIPERAGIDGAGALKDYAADVGRPRGDLWENCVWEESISVQGRDLYLFQNVHQEADVVPENVDAIRALATDASREESVARTDESLGIGLDSLLSDGGSTRSPLTADD; this is translated from the coding sequence ATGATACGTGTGGGCGTCAACGGCTACGGCACGATCGGCAAGCGGGTCGCGGACGCGGTCGCGGCCCAGCCCGACATGGAGCTCGTCGGCGTGACGAAGACGAGCCCGAACTACGGCGCCGAGGCCGCGGTCCGACACGGGTACGACCTCTACGCCGCGATCGACGACCGAGTCGACGAGTTCGAGGCCGCCGGCCTCGGCGTGTCGGGGACCCTCGCGGACCTGCTCGACGAGATCGACGTCGTCGTCGACTGCTGTCCCTCCGGGATCGGCGAGCGAAACGGACCGACGTACGAGGCCCACGACGTGTCCGCGATCTACCAGGGCGGCGAGGACGCCGGGGTCGCCGACGCCTCGTTCAACGCCCGGGGGAGCTACGACGCCGCTCGCGGCGCCGACTCGCTCCGCGTCGTCTCCTGTAACACCACCGGGCTCTCCCGGCTCCTCGCGCCGCTCGACGAGACGTACGGCGTCGAGAAGGCGCGCGTGACGCTCGTCCGCCGCGGCGGCGACCCGAGCGAGACCGACCGAGGGCCGATCAACGACGTCGTGCCCGACCCGCGGACGGTCCCCTCCCACCACGGTCCCGACGTGAACACGATCCTCCCGGACGTCGACGTCGACACGGCCGCGCTGAAGGCACCCGTAACCGCGATGCACACCCACAGCGTCAACGTGACGCTCGAGGAGGAGCCGAGCGCCGCCGCCGTCAGGGACCTCCTCGCCGGCGAGGGCCGCGTGTTCCTGATCCCCGAGCGCGCCGGGATCGACGGCGCCGGCGCGCTGAAGGACTACGCCGCCGACGTCGGGCGCCCGCGCGGCGACCTCTGGGAAAACTGCGTCTGGGAGGAGTCGATTAGCGTCCAGGGCCGGGACCTCTACCTGTTCCAGAACGTCCACCAGGAGGCCGACGTCGTCCCGGAGAACGTCGACGCGATCCGGGCGCTGGCGACCGACGCGTCCCGCGAGGAATCCGTCGCCCGTACCGACGAATCGCTCGGGATCGGCCTCGACAGCCTGCTCTCCGACGGCGGCAGCACGCGGAGCCCGCTCACGGCCGACGACTGA
- a CDS encoding aminopeptidase: MSPSLSEAAATAVNQCLNVAPDESVVVVTDDEREPVGEALYVAAVAVTDDATVLRYPPAEQHGTEPPAPVAAAMAESDVFLAPTTKSLSHTRARGAACDAGARGATLPGITEDVFATGLDADYAAIEAACDDVLAQVAGADEVRVTSPAGTDIAFGIGDREWLSDTGMVRDPGDFSNLPAGEVFVAPETATGTFVVDGTMMPHGLLDEDQELTFEVEDGLVTSIDDDAIRADVEAAAESVGDAAYNLAELGIGTNVGVDELVGSVLLDEKAGGTVHIAIGDNAGIGGETDAPIHLDGILRNPTVYADGEEVELPTA; the protein is encoded by the coding sequence ATGTCACCCTCCCTCTCCGAGGCGGCAGCCACCGCCGTGAACCAGTGTCTGAACGTCGCGCCCGACGAGTCGGTCGTGGTCGTCACGGACGACGAGCGCGAACCGGTCGGCGAGGCGCTGTACGTGGCCGCGGTCGCCGTAACCGACGACGCGACGGTCCTCCGATACCCGCCGGCCGAACAGCACGGGACCGAGCCGCCCGCGCCGGTGGCGGCCGCGATGGCCGAGAGCGACGTGTTCCTCGCGCCGACGACGAAGAGCCTCAGCCACACCCGCGCTCGGGGGGCCGCCTGCGACGCCGGCGCCCGCGGCGCGACGCTCCCGGGAATCACCGAGGACGTGTTCGCCACCGGGCTCGACGCCGACTACGCCGCCATCGAGGCCGCGTGCGACGACGTGCTCGCGCAGGTCGCCGGCGCCGACGAGGTCCGCGTCACCTCGCCCGCGGGCACCGATATCGCGTTCGGGATCGGCGACCGCGAGTGGCTCTCCGACACCGGCATGGTGCGCGACCCCGGCGACTTCTCGAACCTGCCGGCCGGCGAGGTGTTCGTCGCGCCCGAGACCGCGACCGGGACGTTCGTCGTCGACGGGACGATGATGCCCCACGGGCTGCTCGACGAGGACCAAGAGCTCACCTTCGAGGTCGAGGACGGACTGGTCACGAGCATCGACGACGACGCGATCCGCGCCGACGTCGAGGCGGCCGCGGAGTCGGTCGGCGACGCAGCGTACAACCTCGCCGAGCTCGGGATCGGGACCAACGTCGGCGTCGACGAGCTGGTCGGCTCCGTCCTCTTGGACGAGAAGGCGGGCGGCACGGTCCACATCGCGATCGGCGACAACGCGGGCATCGGCGGGGAGACGGACGCCCCGATCCACCTCGACGGGATCCTCCGGAACCCGACCGTCTACGCCGACGGCGAGGAAGTCGAACTGCCGACCGCGTAG
- a CDS encoding HVO_0234 family beta-propeller protein: MAPAEDDISIEEKRVYAGTAGRTDAYVATGSGVVRVALSADKVGAFDMVAREPARDVAVLPRDDAPDLVGIATPDGLRVAPVGDDPEFDPIAADADPVVAVGVHDGAFLLAGEDGGIDRIAIGGAASDPTATSIGTVSEPRAIDGPLVAAGDGVYQVTGSDGAGGELGLTAVGLDDARDVAGAGMPLAATGSGLYWLGNGWMTALEGTAEAVAADGDGHAMAVVDGDLRLHTGDAPESEVSGWDAETWRIADLPVDEAAVALGYGPGISVVVTAAGTLCVDAGDGWRHQVVGVRDVAGVALAVVE, from the coding sequence ATGGCACCCGCGGAGGACGACATCTCGATCGAGGAGAAGCGCGTGTACGCCGGGACGGCGGGCCGCACCGACGCGTACGTCGCCACCGGGAGCGGCGTCGTCCGGGTGGCGCTGTCGGCAGACAAGGTGGGCGCGTTCGACATGGTCGCCCGCGAGCCGGCCCGCGACGTGGCCGTCCTCCCCCGCGACGACGCCCCGGACCTCGTCGGGATCGCGACCCCGGACGGCCTGCGCGTCGCGCCCGTCGGTGACGACCCCGAGTTCGATCCGATCGCGGCCGACGCGGACCCGGTGGTCGCGGTCGGCGTCCACGACGGCGCGTTCCTCCTCGCCGGCGAGGACGGCGGGATCGACCGGATCGCTATCGGCGGCGCGGCTTCCGACCCGACCGCGACCTCGATCGGGACCGTCTCGGAGCCGCGCGCGATCGACGGCCCCCTCGTCGCCGCCGGCGACGGGGTTTATCAGGTCACCGGGAGCGACGGCGCGGGTGGAGAGCTCGGTCTCACCGCCGTCGGCCTCGACGACGCCCGCGACGTCGCCGGCGCGGGGATGCCGCTCGCGGCGACCGGCTCGGGGCTCTACTGGCTCGGTAACGGCTGGATGACGGCGCTGGAGGGGACCGCCGAGGCGGTCGCGGCCGACGGCGACGGTCACGCGATGGCGGTGGTCGACGGCGATCTCCGACTTCACACCGGCGACGCGCCGGAGAGCGAAGTTTCGGGATGGGACGCCGAAACGTGGCGGATCGCCGACCTGCCGGTCGACGAGGCGGCGGTCGCTCTCGGCTACGGGCCCGGGATCTCCGTGGTCGTCACCGCGGCCGGGACGCTCTGCGTCGACGCGGGCGACGGCTGGCGACACCAGGTGGTCGGCGTGCGGGACGTCGCGGGCGTCGCGCTCGCGGTCGTTGAATAG